cttttgggtgaggataaatcaatatttaggcgaaaaaaatgctgagggggtagagcggttgtcctccaaccagaaggtcggaagttcgatccccagtcttcccatctgcatgccaagtgtccttgggcaagatactgaaccccaaaactgcccaatagaacatcaaaaaaagtgctagctatagaagcactgtatgaatgtgtgtgtgaatgggtgaatggaaaactgtagtgtaaagcgctttgagtggtcttcaagactagaaaagcgctatataaatacaaccatttaaccatttaccattttaaagaggagatggagagcccgtcatcagcagcgatcacttaaataacgttgactgttgtgctgtgctccacgaggagtcaaaataatgttattattaatgactttgcctcacacagagcaccaaaaatgttgtgattatgtactttcccttgcgcggggtacgattatgtactttccttcatgcggggcaccattaaatggtgtgcttttgggcattaaataaatgtggctatcagagaaatattaaatattaatattaaaaatattaatattaaactgataaaggataaatcggggcaccacccttcaaaggaagggaaaagatagccaaattaagaaataagacttactgactacaaatttggaactctgattaataattaaataaataactataaccaaaattaccacatcaatagctagcaaagttgaaggatatggaattcttgacagtgtagaggttggcaaaattcacacttatgcaacattaatgaagatggagttttgagaccatgtggctgagatcatgtatgtgttaagtttgtggaaattagtgtgtgaggtgttggtgccaggttaaagaaagtagttagatgcatgcaaagaaactgatcagtataacagaactaacattaactttcaaataacatattaccaaatatcacaacaacacaattcaaacttataaacatcacatgaaatagaaataggactaaacagtcctttgcttagcctagcgtaataatagagcccagttgtgttacctgtccatgaaaaagagggaaagttcctttttggatgtgctgtttgaagtcgagtgaagtggtcttgttggtttgtggctcctgttgtgcatctgctgatcagaccttgtgtcgtggccaattgtgctgaagttcttaggcaggctctcgcgtcactgcctttggaaggttttagcagtctgctccaggcaggcctgctggaagttgaggagcttgtgtagggaggaagtttCCCTGGCTGGGacagcagggccagaacctactccaccaggagcggtcagcaggggaagaggcagaacagagaagagagctaggaaattcggcttatattggccttgtgacctcatgggtcatggggcacacagtgaccaatagtcaACTGCTACTGGAGCATTAACGGTAGCAGCAGaaccggcagcaagtgcttccatgatggcatcaataatgtgacatgtccgtgtagtaaaatttctgttcattacactgtgtcacatatgaatgtcactatgtacctttaatctgcactgcaaactgaggagtgattataacataaattgctaatgattacaataagtttaagacagatatcaCGAAttatcaaacgaatcaaacaatatactctatgtgtaacaatcagtatgtagtgtatgtataacttgtgtgaagaaatgataatcttttttttttttaaaggcagtctgacaagaatgaaatataatggtgtaaaatcagagacaaatatctttaaaaaaatagtaaatggtttggacagatataatggtgtcaagagtaagaaaaactgtgtaaaagaaaaagagactcatcatggtacggtaggggctctccagagggaaagtcccagctccaaggccaaagtaaccccggtgcttggagactttccagggggaaggtcgtaacaggtgtggcccttaaggatagataaagcggagcaacaccactgttagtcagagttcttctggtgcagctccggctcgctactgaatgctctcaggttttgttgtcgacaataaaactctgctgcttttaagttgacttctactgcttttttatttgactgaatttttggaatttttggaccacgagtggaacttagtttttcaccacaacacccagacaagcgggacttcttcttcttcgtgcttggcggttgacatgacaacgaatTTGTTGtttagtgtatatgaaaaaagaagctaacaggcaagctaattcagaggaacaaactttactctttcttattcaggtaccagtcacagtcactctcttcttcatggggtacatcgagtgacactgccacccactggcataatatgtattgcaggcacacgtatatactacAAAATGTTTACGGCATTatgtcaccaactcaaatttcttctgattttaatttgtagtaatgagtaacgaagatggttgggagaaatgtattggagtaaaagtacacattttacttaggaaatatagtggagtaaaagtgaaagttgtcagaaataaaaataacaaagtaaaggacagatatgtgaaatttctacttaagtagaaatgtaaagaagtatttgtacttcgttacattacaacactgggtaaggtcagctcaggtgctgttggatgggcgctgctgactacttccaacactgtggttttctcaaccccagagcgtggcggattctcttccagagtgaagtcttctttggtttctcagggagaacactggagagagacttctcctcagtgacatcatccttactctctccattgagctccctactggaaacatcagcttcatgacagtggcagaccacattgtaagaagctttgagcttcatcagctcttcttggagaaccttcttctcctggagctcagtgttgaacttctcctggttggtagtctgattttgacagacctcatgataagaagctctgagcttcatcagctcttcttggagaacgttcttttcctgcttctcctcctggagctcagtgtcgaacttctcctggttggtagtctgattcagacagacctcatgataagaagctctgagcttcatcagctcttcttgaagagcattattctcatcctgaagcagatcgctggtttgagtctccttgtccatggagtcaatcttttggctgtgagcttgcctttcctccatctctgtcaccacaagctcaaccctgctcaaatcccttttcaaaagggccaccttctccttcagagccacattgtcctcttccagagccttcaccttgttgctttgtacagccagtttgccattgtgggctttagagtgagctgtcattttctccttctccctcatcagaagctcatcgttctgtttgagcttctctt
The genomic region above belongs to Paralichthys olivaceus isolate ysfri-2021 chromosome 24, ASM2471397v2, whole genome shotgun sequence and contains:
- the LOC138407091 gene encoding golgin subfamily A member 6-like protein 22 isoform X1 yields the protein MDILACGTMQSEIKALKEKLKLNDELLIREQEKMTARSKAHIGVLAELAVQSNKVKALEEKLKQNDELLMREKEKMTAHSKAHNGKLAELAVQSNKVKALEEKLKQNDELLMREKEKMTAHSKAHNGKLAVQSNKVKALEEDNVALKEKVALLKRDLSRVELVVTEMEERQAHSQKIDSMDKETQTSDLLQDENNALQEELMKLRASYHEVCLNQTTNQEKFDTELQEEKQEKNVLQEELMKLRASYHEVCQNQTTNQEKFNTELQEKKVLQEELMKLKASYNVVCHCHEADVSSRELNGESKDDVTEEKSLSSVLPEKPKKTSLWKRIRHALGLRKPQCWK
- the LOC138407091 gene encoding golgin subfamily A member 6-like protein 24 isoform X3 translates to MDILTCGTMQSEIKALKEKLKLNDELLIREQEKMTARSKAHIGVLAELAIQSNKVKALEEKLKQNDELLMREKEKMTAHSKAHNGKLAVQSNKVKALEEDNVALKEKVALLKRDLSRVELVVTEMEERQAHSQKIDSMDKETQTSDLLQDENNALQEELMKLRASYHEVCLNQTTNQEKFDTELQEEKQEKNVLQEELMKLRASYHEVCQNQTTNQEKFNTELQEKKVLQEELMKLKASYNVVCHCHEADVSSRELNGESKDDVTEEKSLSSVLPEKPKKTSLWKRIRHALGLRKPQCWK